In Clostridium sp. DL-VIII, the following proteins share a genomic window:
- the gltX gene encoding glutamate--tRNA ligase → MSFEKLADMIFGNVKNTPEYYIQKYPKRNLKVGARVTRYAPSPTGFQHIGGVFSALINERLASQTEGVFYLRIEDTDQKREVEGAIEDTIVTMHNFGLDFSEGMTGQDTFKGNYGPYKQSERADIYNTFAKDLLIKGLAYPDFCTPEELTELRERQMANKITPGYYGEYAKFRNITEEEAIKRIENGEKYIIRLKSPGNPEKRVEFHDLIKGDISFPENNQDVVLIKGDGLPTYHFAHAIDDYLMRTTDVIRGEEWLSSLPIHVQLFEVLGFEAPRYAHIPVIMKQDGGSKRKLSKRKDAEAAVSYYKEVGFPVVSVVEYLLNIVNSTFEEWRAENPKADYHEFEIHLEKMGKSGALFDLVKLNDVSKECIAVMKAEYVYDNYITWAKEFDAEMYKLVSENEVMAKEIFNIDKEGPKPRKDFAKWDEVKDKIFYFFDELFYKESVEQIELPKGVTLEAAKEVVATYKNEFKFNVESQEAWFDDLKEIGIRLGYCANRKEFKANPDQYKGMISDVAGAVRAALTHRTNSPDIYTIMQIIGEENTRERFDKFLAL, encoded by the coding sequence ATGAGTTTTGAAAAATTAGCAGATATGATATTTGGAAATGTTAAAAATACACCTGAATATTATATTCAAAAATATCCAAAGAGAAATCTGAAAGTTGGTGCAAGAGTCACAAGATACGCACCAAGTCCAACTGGATTTCAACATATAGGTGGAGTATTTTCAGCATTAATAAATGAAAGATTAGCAAGTCAAACTGAAGGAGTTTTTTATTTAAGAATAGAGGATACTGACCAAAAAAGAGAAGTTGAAGGTGCAATAGAAGATACTATAGTAACTATGCATAATTTTGGTTTAGATTTTAGTGAAGGTATGACAGGTCAGGACACTTTTAAAGGTAATTATGGTCCATATAAACAAAGTGAAAGAGCTGATATATATAATACTTTTGCAAAAGATTTACTTATAAAAGGTTTAGCTTATCCAGATTTTTGTACTCCAGAAGAATTAACAGAACTTAGAGAAAGACAAATGGCTAATAAAATAACTCCAGGATACTATGGAGAATATGCTAAATTTAGAAACATAACAGAAGAAGAAGCAATAAAGAGAATTGAAAATGGAGAAAAGTATATTATAAGATTAAAGTCTCCTGGAAATCCTGAAAAAAGAGTTGAATTCCATGATCTAATAAAGGGGGATATATCATTCCCAGAGAATAATCAGGATGTAGTGCTTATAAAAGGTGATGGACTTCCAACATACCACTTTGCTCATGCAATAGATGATTATTTAATGAGAACTACAGATGTAATAAGAGGAGAAGAATGGTTATCATCACTTCCAATACATGTTCAATTATTTGAAGTTTTAGGTTTTGAAGCTCCAAGATATGCTCATATTCCAGTAATAATGAAGCAGGATGGTGGATCAAAGAGAAAGCTTTCAAAGAGAAAAGATGCAGAAGCTGCTGTTTCTTATTATAAGGAAGTTGGATTCCCAGTAGTATCAGTAGTAGAATACTTACTTAATATAGTTAATTCTACTTTTGAAGAATGGAGAGCTGAAAATCCTAAGGCTGATTATCATGAATTTGAAATCCATTTAGAAAAGATGGGTAAGAGCGGAGCATTATTTGATTTAGTTAAATTAAATGATGTATCTAAAGAATGTATAGCAGTAATGAAAGCAGAATATGTTTATGATAACTATATAACTTGGGCTAAAGAATTTGATGCAGAGATGTACAAATTAGTTTCAGAAAATGAAGTGATGGCAAAAGAAATCTTTAATATAGATAAAGAAGGTCCAAAGCCAAGAAAAGATTTTGCTAAATGGGATGAAGTAAAGGATAAGATTTTCTACTTCTTTGATGAACTATTCTATAAGGAATCAGTAGAACAAATAGAACTTCCAAAGGGTGTAACCTTAGAAGCAGCAAAAGAAGTTGTAGCTACTTATAAAAATGAATTTAAATTTAATGTAGAAAGCCAAGAAGCTTGGTTTGATGACTTAAAGGAAATAGGAATTAGACTTGGATACTGTGCGAATAGAAAAGAATTCAAAGCAAATCCAGATCAATATAAAGGTATGATTTCAGATGTTGCGGGAGCTGTAAGAGCCGCTTTAACTCACAGAACTAATTCACCTGATATTTATACTATAATGCAAATTATAGGTGAAGAAAATACTAGAGAAAGATTTGATAAGTTTTTAGCACTATAA
- a CDS encoding 8-oxo-dGTP diphosphatase yields the protein MAKVELTNMCMVYDKVNNKVLVQDRIKSWKRISFPGGHVEDGESLIESTIREIKEETGLTISNLEPCGIIYWNNDETGDKYFVFNYRTDVFSGELLEKTDEGNVFWVDKDDLLNLNLSDGLKERLPMFLEKKYSEGFGTWNEHWESQLRFI from the coding sequence GTGGCAAAAGTAGAATTGACCAATATGTGCATGGTTTATGATAAAGTAAATAATAAAGTTTTAGTCCAAGATAGAATTAAATCTTGGAAAAGGATTTCATTTCCAGGAGGTCATGTAGAAGATGGGGAAAGTTTAATAGAGTCAACTATAAGAGAAATCAAAGAAGAAACAGGGCTAACAATATCAAATTTAGAGCCATGTGGAATCATATACTGGAATAATGATGAAACTGGTGACAAATATTTTGTATTCAATTATAGAACAGATGTATTTAGTGGTGAATTATTAGAAAAAACTGATGAGGGTAATGTGTTTTGGGTAGATAAGGATGATTTGTTAAACCTTAATTTATCAGATGGTCTTAAAGAGAGGTTGCCTATGTTTTTAGAGAAAAAGTATTCAGAGGGATTTGGAACTTGGAATGAACATTGGGAAAGTCAATTAAGATTTATATAA